The nucleotide sequence GACTGGACCCGTTTCTTCGGCCGCGAGCTGGACGAACGCCCCTGGCGTGAGGTGCTCGCCGAGTGGTGGCCCCGGCTGCTGCCGGGGATCGCGGGCGGGTCGACGCACCCGGTGATCCGCACCGGCCACGCCGTACGCACCATGCTGTCCCCCGGGGACGCGACCGCCCCCCGGCTCGCCGAGCTGGCCCATTCCCTCGGTTACTGGGCGGCCCGCAGCCTCCCGCTGCCCCCGCTCACCCCGCTGGCCGTGGCGCCGACGGCGGCCGCCGCGCTCGACGCCGTACCGCCGATCGCGGTGCAGGACGGCCCGTTCAGGACCCGGCTCGACCAGGTGACGGCGTTCCCGGTCTGGGGCGCGGCCGCGGATCCCGACACGGCGAAGGGCCTGCTCACCGAGCTGGTGGCGGCGGCCACCCGCCGGTACGCGACCCATGGTCACGGCGAGCCGGTCATGCTGGTGCACGCGGCGACCGCGCCGAACGCGGTCCTGCGCGCCCTGCCCGCGCTCCCCCGCGAGCTGTGGGTGCCGAGCCTGGCGGCCGCGTGGACGGCCTCGGCCGCGGTGACCGCCGCGTACACCCCGCCGGAGCCCGTCGCGTACGGCCCGGTGCCGCTCACCGCCGAGGAGGTCTTCGAGCGGGCGGCGGCGCACGGCGACGACCACACGATCAAGTTCACCGACACGGCGCTCGACGTCGGCGACCCGCTCGCGCTCGCCGCCGCGAACCGCTCGGTCGAGCTGAACCCGCCGGTCTTCTAGGAGGCGTCCTGCCGGTGGCTATCCGAACTGCACCGAGCGCTTCGCGAGGCCCATCCAGAAGCCGTCGATCACCGAGCGCTCCGCGTCGAGGTCCCCGGCCGCGTCCGCCGCGCCCATCGTGACGAAGAGCGGCGCGAAGTGTTCCGTACGCGGGTGGGCGAGGCGTCCGGCCGGCGACTTGTGCTCGAAGTCGAGCAGGGCGTCGACGTCGTGGGCGGCGAGGGCCTCGTGCCCCCAGGCGTCGAACTCGGCCGACCAGCCCGGCACCCCGCCGCCGGTGTGGCGGAGGGCGGCGAGGTTGTGGGTGAAGAAGCCGCTGCCCACGATCAGGACGCCTTCGTCGCGGAGCGGGGCGAGCTTGCGCCCGATGTCCATGAGGCGGCGCGGGTCGAGGGTGGGCATGGAGATCTGGAGGACGGGGATGTCGGCGCCGGGGAACATCTCGACGAGCGGTACGTACGCGCCGTGGTCGAGGCCGCGGTCCGGGATGTCCTGGACGGGCGTGCCGGGGCCGTGCAGCAGCTTCCGGACGGATTCGGCGAGCCGCGGGGCGCCGGGGGCCGCGTACCGGACGCGGTAGTAATGCTCGGGGAAGCCCCAGAAGTCGTAGACGAGGGGGACGGTCTCGGTGGCACCGAGGGCCAGGGGGGCCTCCTCCCAGTGCGCGGAGACCATCAGGATGGCCTTGGGGCGCGGAAGGTCCGCGGACCAGGCGGCGAGTTCGCCGGGCCAGACGGGGTCGTCGGCGAGCGGCGGGGCGCCGTGGGAGAGGTAGAGGGCGGGCATCCGTTCCAGCGTGGCGTCCATGGCGACCACCTCCGGTTTCCGACGTAGTTCCTGAGGTTCTTGAAACTTCAAGCGTCCCGCTCTACACCGTAGACCTATGTAGTTCAACTTTCAAGGACGAGTCGTACGATGGGCACCATGGGAGACATGACCGAACCACGCTGGCTCAGCGACGAGGAGCAGCACGTCTGGCGCTCGTACCTGCACGCCACCACGCTGCTGGAGGACCACCTCGACCGCCAGCTGCAACGCGACGCCGGAATGCCGCACGTCTACTACGGAC is from Streptomyces venezuelae ATCC 10712 and encodes:
- a CDS encoding questin oxidase family protein, which encodes MSDASGTHTSTVPAPAPDATGILDEALERLHATGPERLGRLTNHAPMAVEALVRNGQAATVHRWLDHYAHKLEEPPPASRPVTAGDWREALGDPARSTDWTRFFGRELDERPWREVLAEWWPRLLPGIAGGSTHPVIRTGHAVRTMLSPGDATAPRLAELAHSLGYWAARSLPLPPLTPLAVAPTAAAALDAVPPIAVQDGPFRTRLDQVTAFPVWGAAADPDTAKGLLTELVAAATRRYATHGHGEPVMLVHAATAPNAVLRALPALPRELWVPSLAAAWTASAAVTAAYTPPEPVAYGPVPLTAEEVFERAAAHGDDHTIKFTDTALDVGDPLALAAANRSVELNPPVF
- a CDS encoding dioxygenase, translating into MDATLERMPALYLSHGAPPLADDPVWPGELAAWSADLPRPKAILMVSAHWEEAPLALGATETVPLVYDFWGFPEHYYRVRYAAPGAPRLAESVRKLLHGPGTPVQDIPDRGLDHGAYVPLVEMFPGADIPVLQISMPTLDPRRLMDIGRKLAPLRDEGVLIVGSGFFTHNLAALRHTGGGVPGWSAEFDAWGHEALAAHDVDALLDFEHKSPAGRLAHPRTEHFAPLFVTMGAADAAGDLDAERSVIDGFWMGLAKRSVQFG